Proteins found in one Vagococcus carniphilus genomic segment:
- a CDS encoding LeuA family protein, with product MEHRTDKYWVTDFNYMEDMLVGCDYPKRVGIHEVSLREGDQNPGCVLTAAEKFELAKDFDDMGVDRIEMFAMVSDEEREALKALSKPGVLKNAKLASLARTVPKDIETAAKCGVEVIGIEGPGNGWVAKAIGVNSEEESIASFVAAVKQAKECGIKEIIVGPWDIARGTNLNYIERFIKETVEAGATEISYADTFGFTMPWVVQGMIKKYREWAGEGVDVSCHFHNDYGLATANTLAAVSAGANYVQVAMNGLGERAGNTPTEEVILNLMLNMGIETGVELEKMYPLAKKLETMSKTPFADNKPLLGSRNFKMGSGLIVDMLNKLEPQGGVPAVLPFVPSLIGCPPYEVVYGKGVGANMIAKRVEDMGLTATKEETRAISEMIKKESVMIKDILPEYRVDNLIKNYLTK from the coding sequence ATGGAACATCGAACAGACAAATATTGGGTAACAGATTTCAACTATATGGAGGATATGCTAGTTGGGTGTGATTACCCAAAACGTGTTGGAATCCATGAAGTTTCTCTTAGAGAAGGAGATCAAAATCCAGGATGTGTTCTAACAGCAGCAGAAAAATTTGAACTAGCTAAAGATTTTGATGATATGGGTGTTGATAGAATTGAGATGTTTGCCATGGTATCTGATGAAGAACGTGAAGCATTAAAAGCTTTATCTAAACCAGGTGTCTTAAAAAATGCTAAACTTGCTTCTCTTGCTCGTACAGTACCAAAAGATATTGAAACAGCTGCTAAATGTGGTGTAGAAGTAATCGGAATTGAAGGACCTGGAAATGGATGGGTTGCTAAAGCAATCGGAGTTAATTCAGAAGAAGAATCTATTGCTAGCTTTGTAGCGGCAGTTAAACAAGCAAAAGAATGTGGCATAAAAGAAATTATTGTAGGTCCATGGGATATCGCCCGAGGAACTAATTTAAACTATATTGAACGATTTATTAAAGAAACAGTAGAAGCAGGAGCAACTGAAATTTCATACGCTGATACGTTTGGTTTCACTATGCCTTGGGTAGTTCAAGGCATGATTAAAAAATACCGTGAATGGGCAGGCGAAGGTGTGGATGTTTCTTGTCATTTCCATAATGATTATGGTCTTGCAACAGCCAATACTTTAGCAGCCGTATCAGCAGGAGCTAATTATGTTCAAGTAGCTATGAACGGATTAGGTGAAAGAGCAGGAAACACACCAACAGAAGAAGTCATTTTAAACTTAATGCTTAACATGGGAATTGAAACAGGTGTTGAACTTGAAAAAATGTATCCTCTTGCTAAAAAATTGGAAACAATGTCTAAGACACCTTTTGCTGATAATAAACCTCTTCTTGGTTCAAGAAACTTTAAGATGGGTTCTGGTCTTATTGTAGATATGCTTAATAAACTTGAACCTCAAGGTGGAGTTCCAGCCGTTTTACCATTTGTACCTTCTTTAATCGGATGTCCACCATATGAAGTTGTTTACGGAAAAGGTGTGGGAGCAAACATGATTGCTAAGCGCGTTGAAGATATGGGATTAACCGCAACAAAAGAAGAAACACGTGCTATTTCTGAAATGATTAAAAAAGAATCAGTGATGATTAAAGATATTCTTCCTGAATATCGAGTAGATAACTTAATTAAAAACTATCTTACTAAATAA
- a CDS encoding TetR/AcrR family transcriptional regulator encodes MAIVEKKMTQREINAQKTKRKVLETSLQLFTTHGYDSVTIDDIVKKAGVSKGTFYTHFSSKDRVLVESFNSIDGVFEEAMEVLPDDTSASDQLRVLFKTLFEYCSNFQDVDIMKIVYMNQISLGERQVLLKDHNRPHYKYLDKIVKLGVATEEFHFSVDTETLIEYFFIFSFGLTYNWCLEDGKKDLVQTGSVFVDQLIEWLSGPVKKMPF; translated from the coding sequence ATGGCAATCGTAGAAAAAAAAATGACTCAAAGAGAAATAAATGCTCAAAAAACAAAACGTAAAGTGTTAGAAACATCCCTTCAATTATTTACTACCCACGGCTATGACTCCGTCACTATTGATGACATAGTCAAAAAAGCTGGTGTTTCAAAAGGAACGTTTTATACTCATTTTTCATCTAAAGATAGAGTGTTAGTAGAAAGTTTTAATTCTATTGATGGCGTTTTTGAAGAAGCTATGGAGGTTTTACCAGATGACACATCGGCAAGTGATCAATTACGTGTTTTGTTTAAAACACTTTTTGAATACTGTTCTAATTTTCAAGATGTTGATATCATGAAAATTGTTTACATGAACCAAATTAGCTTAGGAGAACGTCAAGTACTTCTAAAAGATCACAATAGACCTCATTACAAATACTTAGATAAAATTGTTAAATTGGGAGTAGCAACAGAAGAATTTCATTTTAGTGTTGATACCGAAACTTTAATTGAGTACTTTTTTATTTTTAGTTTTGGTTTGACTTACAATTGGTGTCTTGAGGATGGAAAGAAAGATTTAGTCCAAACTGGATCTGTTTTTGTGGATCAATTAATTGAATGGTTATCTGGACCTGTTAAAAAGATGCCATTTTAG
- a CDS encoding GA module-containing protein has protein sequence MKDNKKNGYVPYEVQQDYKPKLVRGRNGWVIKGLVYLSLIGVGIVTTNGSEVQAAEWRPNTAEEIREKINETDTSYTFADGDTFYEIGRAINVKHTVLMELNGFEEGSQYTVPIGTTITFDGQKITLTDKDGKVLNEQILSDGDKVDKDQPFMNQTSNPVIGKSIDSATNKTKESTDKTDTTPVNQSNFDNGKHSNQRNPIKSVDANPDKPIKPIKPTVPVKPIEPKPEGNRLEELKKQLADLEAQLGNKQVELEAAFVRLNEANAKNKENSIISANAQMVVNELVDKLAVAEAAIIAAQNSVVEAQSAIDAWQPTEEEKEVPTSLNEALINAQAGLEVAQANKQAILNEQAIALQDLEAAKQLPVIDANSIAEETSAINDEINHLQQKIDEIQAEIAKLEGSTKPEEDNGLEEAKQSAVETLANLNLLPEELTDFKSVIQAAQSVEEINNYIAQAQTAHEKNEAIKNESEELKKEKANALIQLDSLNLNSEDKEILIYQINSATNLADISDILTHAQSLSTENNKKEEAEKSKLEAAKLNAKKEIKTLHLLEEEQATFLSLVTNAKSVPEVSDALENAHQVSDKNNQNEQNQLEKVKNEAIASLEKLNLTEAEKSAFKNRIKTAKKTTDINSILNEAVVSSNKNDEAVSKKELNDAKKKAKSDLSKMNLIESQQTEFDKQIDEAKTVSSINTIVAKAKQVSDKNNEETANKEKLEKEKEQAKQKITQLEYLSEANKKDVNGLIDKAKTSEEINKIVVEAKNQDDQFKQDKETSEKLETTRKNALKELAGLNLKGNKSFEEQIKIAKTEAQIASVLEAAKVESAKNDKTENTGLESQKKSAIDVINGMSHITDTQKQTFISQINRAKTKDRIDKIIGSATKENEVTDYIEDYKEISVETVKEVVQGVQKGLVDDYTVYDSIESILSKKTDTTDEVFEKVHEEIKKDINYEISESDYEKLQVYFEINDRYTKRMIENINTLRSELGLSPLNYIELSDKAKAAMFAHTIAEGYEKEHLTSNNSSVLASELGNNGENMIPLSSAPVSNVLGIAATVEELADIMFKKELNESEFYSTEGNKEDGHLHNIIKGKSNSIAYGALVITGIKNGNGPFGRDILYYDYSITEIFSYK, from the coding sequence ATGAAAGATAATAAAAAGAATGGTTACGTACCATATGAAGTCCAACAAGATTACAAGCCTAAACTAGTTAGAGGACGTAACGGATGGGTTATTAAAGGTCTAGTTTATCTTAGCTTAATTGGTGTAGGTATTGTCACAACTAATGGTAGTGAGGTACAAGCAGCTGAATGGAGACCGAATACGGCTGAAGAAATTAGAGAAAAGATTAATGAAACTGATACATCCTATACGTTTGCTGATGGTGATACGTTTTATGAAATAGGTCGTGCTATCAATGTAAAACATACTGTGTTAATGGAACTAAATGGCTTTGAAGAAGGTTCGCAATACACTGTACCAATTGGCACAACGATTACTTTTGATGGACAAAAAATTACATTAACTGATAAAGATGGCAAAGTTTTAAATGAACAAATTTTATCTGATGGAGATAAGGTTGATAAAGATCAACCATTTATGAATCAAACATCTAATCCAGTTATAGGTAAATCAATTGACTCAGCAACTAATAAAACAAAAGAATCGACAGACAAAACTGATACAACACCTGTTAATCAATCAAATTTTGATAATGGTAAACATAGCAATCAACGAAATCCAATTAAGTCAGTTGACGCTAATCCAGATAAGCCCATTAAACCAATAAAACCGACTGTACCTGTTAAACCTATTGAACCTAAACCAGAGGGAAATCGATTAGAAGAACTAAAAAAACAATTAGCTGACTTAGAAGCGCAATTAGGAAATAAACAAGTAGAATTGGAAGCAGCGTTTGTAAGACTCAATGAGGCTAATGCTAAAAACAAAGAAAATTCAATCATTTCAGCGAATGCTCAAATGGTAGTTAATGAATTGGTTGATAAGCTAGCAGTTGCTGAAGCAGCAATTATTGCAGCTCAAAATAGTGTGGTTGAAGCTCAGTCTGCCATCGATGCTTGGCAACCAACAGAAGAAGAAAAAGAAGTCCCAACATCCCTTAACGAAGCATTAATCAATGCTCAAGCAGGATTAGAAGTGGCACAAGCAAATAAACAAGCTATCTTAAATGAACAAGCAATTGCATTACAAGACTTAGAGGCAGCCAAACAATTACCAGTAATTGATGCAAATTCTATTGCAGAAGAAACATCTGCTATTAATGATGAAATCAATCATTTACAACAAAAAATTGACGAAATTCAAGCTGAAATTGCTAAACTGGAAGGTAGCACAAAACCAGAAGAAGATAATGGGTTAGAAGAAGCCAAACAGTCAGCAGTAGAGACTTTGGCTAATTTGAATTTATTACCAGAAGAATTGACCGATTTTAAATCAGTCATTCAAGCTGCTCAATCAGTGGAAGAAATTAATAATTATATTGCACAAGCTCAGACAGCTCATGAAAAAAATGAAGCTATAAAAAATGAGAGTGAAGAGTTAAAAAAAGAGAAAGCTAATGCGTTAATTCAACTAGATAGTTTAAATTTAAATAGTGAAGATAAAGAGATTCTTATTTATCAAATTAATTCAGCCACAAATCTTGCTGACATTAGTGATATTTTAACTCATGCTCAATCACTAAGTACTGAAAATAATAAAAAAGAGGAAGCTGAAAAATCTAAATTAGAAGCAGCTAAATTAAATGCTAAAAAGGAAATTAAAACACTTCATTTGTTGGAAGAAGAGCAAGCAACATTTCTTTCTTTAGTTACTAATGCAAAATCAGTTCCAGAAGTTTCAGATGCGCTAGAAAATGCGCATCAAGTGAGCGATAAAAATAATCAGAATGAACAAAATCAATTAGAGAAAGTCAAAAATGAGGCAATTGCTTCATTAGAGAAATTAAATTTAACAGAAGCAGAAAAATCAGCATTTAAGAATCGTATTAAAACTGCTAAGAAAACTACTGATATTAACTCAATACTGAATGAAGCAGTCGTAAGTTCCAATAAAAATGATGAAGCCGTAAGTAAAAAAGAATTGAATGATGCAAAAAAGAAAGCTAAGTCTGACTTAAGTAAAATGAATTTAATAGAATCTCAACAGACTGAATTTGATAAACAAATAGATGAAGCTAAAACAGTTAGTTCAATTAATACAATTGTGGCAAAAGCCAAACAAGTATCTGATAAAAATAATGAAGAAACAGCTAATAAAGAAAAATTGGAAAAAGAAAAAGAACAGGCTAAACAAAAAATTACCCAGTTAGAATATTTATCTGAAGCTAATAAAAAAGATGTGAATGGATTAATTGATAAAGCAAAAACTTCTGAAGAGATTAATAAAATTGTAGTAGAGGCTAAAAATCAAGATGATCAATTTAAGCAAGATAAAGAAACATCAGAGAAACTAGAAACAACTCGCAAAAATGCTCTTAAAGAATTAGCAGGATTGAACTTGAAAGGAAACAAATCGTTTGAAGAACAGATTAAAATAGCAAAAACTGAAGCTCAGATTGCGAGTGTCTTAGAAGCAGCTAAAGTTGAAAGTGCTAAAAATGATAAAACAGAAAATACTGGCTTAGAGAGTCAAAAAAAATCAGCGATAGATGTGATTAATGGAATGAGTCATATTACTGATACTCAAAAACAAACGTTTATCTCCCAAATTAACAGAGCAAAAACAAAAGATCGGATTGATAAAATAATAGGTTCAGCAACAAAAGAAAATGAAGTGACAGACTATATTGAAGACTATAAAGAAATTTCAGTTGAAACAGTAAAAGAGGTTGTTCAAGGTGTTCAAAAAGGTTTGGTAGATGATTATACAGTTTATGACTCCATAGAGAGTATTTTATCTAAAAAAACTGATACAACAGATGAAGTATTTGAAAAAGTACACGAGGAAATAAAAAAAGATATAAATTATGAAATATCTGAATCAGATTATGAAAAGTTACAAGTTTATTTTGAAATCAATGATCGTTATACAAAACGAATGATTGAGAACATTAATACTCTTCGTTCAGAGCTAGGATTATCTCCTTTAAATTATATTGAGTTATCTGATAAAGCTAAAGCAGCAATGTTTGCTCATACGATTGCAGAAGGGTACGAAAAAGAGCATTTAACATCCAATAATAGTTCAGTTTTAGCTAGTGAATTAGGAAATAATGGTGAAAACATGATCCCACTTAGTTCAGCTCCAGTGTCTAATGTTTTAGGTATAGCGGCAACAGTAGAAGAGTTGGCAGATATAATGTTTAAAAAAGAATTAAATGAATCTGAGTTTTATTCAACTGAAGGTAATAAAGAAGATGGTCATTTGCATAATATTATTAAAGGGAAAAGTAATAGTATAGCATACGGTGCCCTTGTAATTACAGGAATCAAAAATGGGAATGGTCCATTTGGTAGAGATATATTATATTATGACTATTCAATAACAGAAATATTTAGTTACAAATAA
- a CDS encoding ECF transporter S component yields MEERKAELKVLTLCAIAVAMNVMLGTFIAFMNIPLVYLSGIGTIFIAVNFKMKYGVLTGFTTHLLLAIIHGPSSLAFGLSSMVNAIVANLCSRRKFDVKQAILTGILVSLIGSFVSVWIRLILYGGFSNSITDVLILAIRSSGVAMFFAAYIGAVTDSIIDKILSCLLVMQLSKLPQLQKFFISIGKGVKE; encoded by the coding sequence ATGGAAGAAAGAAAAGCAGAGCTTAAAGTCTTAACTTTATGTGCTATTGCAGTTGCTATGAATGTTATGTTAGGTACTTTTATAGCCTTTATGAATATTCCGTTAGTTTATTTAAGCGGAATAGGAACAATTTTTATCGCAGTAAATTTTAAAATGAAATATGGTGTTCTCACAGGATTTACAACTCACTTGTTGTTAGCTATTATACACGGGCCTTCTTCTTTAGCTTTTGGTTTATCCAGTATGGTGAACGCTATTGTAGCCAATTTATGTTCCAGACGAAAATTTGATGTGAAGCAAGCTATTCTCACAGGGATTTTGGTTTCTTTAATAGGTTCTTTTGTTAGTGTTTGGATACGATTAATTCTTTATGGTGGCTTTTCAAACTCGATCACAGATGTCTTGATTTTAGCCATTCGAAGTTCAGGAGTTGCGATGTTTTTTGCTGCTTATATCGGTGCAGTAACAGATAGTATCATTGATAAAATACTTTCATGCTTATTGGTGATGCAATTAAGCAAGTTACCCCAACTTCAAAAATTTTTTATCTCAATCGGTAAAGGTGTAAAAGAATAA
- a CDS encoding helix-turn-helix transcriptional regulator has protein sequence MMNSQQRMLIIFLRLLSGKKITKRELMEEFDKQSSTIQRDIGYIEEVLLSEENGGVLSDNVNIERDGRGNYQLKNIGDISNLERLTDTDILILLKILHSTRLFNQEEFFSLSNKLIATADNQEVLKQFIANEQLYYEGISSNGVIEKLEMVIKAIVNHNMLEFSYAKNGVTAVFQRVPNAIYFSDLYFYMMSSSHTAQDDFDLLAMNKFKVHSMIDIKVISSHNRVDYKDKFEGGVLRNQGVLPFFGNPITIVLDFYYDPIYVLDRFPNSTIIQENDDGSLRISIQGNDGYGVKMWLLGQGHHVKVISPKHIKDYLIQNMKDTLNYYDIETNKK, from the coding sequence ATGATGAATTCTCAACAACGAATGTTGATTATCTTTCTTCGTTTATTGAGTGGTAAAAAGATAACCAAACGTGAACTAATGGAAGAATTTGATAAGCAAAGCTCAACTATTCAAAGAGACATTGGTTATATTGAGGAAGTATTGCTAAGTGAAGAAAACGGAGGAGTACTATCTGATAACGTTAATATTGAACGAGATGGAAGAGGAAATTATCAATTAAAAAATATTGGTGATATTAGTAATTTAGAACGATTGACAGACACAGATATTTTGATACTTTTAAAAATACTTCACTCGACGAGACTTTTTAACCAAGAAGAATTTTTTTCTCTATCCAATAAATTGATTGCTACTGCTGATAATCAAGAAGTATTAAAGCAGTTCATCGCAAATGAACAACTTTACTATGAGGGAATTTCATCAAATGGTGTTATTGAAAAATTGGAGATGGTTATTAAGGCGATTGTTAACCATAATATGTTGGAATTTTCTTATGCTAAAAATGGTGTTACTGCCGTTTTTCAACGAGTTCCTAATGCGATTTATTTTTCGGATCTGTATTTCTATATGATGTCATCTTCTCATACGGCACAAGATGATTTTGACTTACTAGCTATGAATAAATTCAAAGTACATAGCATGATAGATATAAAAGTAATATCATCTCATAATAGAGTAGATTATAAAGATAAGTTTGAAGGTGGCGTTCTTAGAAACCAAGGTGTTCTTCCGTTTTTTGGCAACCCAATAACAATTGTTTTAGATTTTTACTATGATCCTATTTATGTATTAGATCGTTTTCCAAATTCAACAATTATTCAAGAAAATGATGATGGTAGTCTTAGAATTTCGATACAGGGAAATGATGGGTATGGAGTAAAAATGTGGTTATTAGGTCAAGGGCATCATGTTAAAGTAATTTCACCCAAACATATTAAAGATTATCTCATTCAAAATATGAAAGATACGTTGAACTATTATGATATTGAAACGAATAAAAAATAG